The Pseudomonas sp. G2-4 genome window below encodes:
- a CDS encoding transcriptional regulator NosR, whose amino-acid sequence MTPPFVMLHPSRCWLRGLFVLLLLLAGFAEAKDYGDLQQQRIHHVLSQTDSISEPEGSFKVRKLFAAGKVLGYVFQSLDVVDIPAYSGKPINLQVILDPAGVILDAYVLEHHEPILLVGIPEQKLHDFSARYSGISVNQRVVVGHSSDTNAVTVDAIAGATVTAMVVNEVIMRAAHDVAVSLGLVKGDAGLAVAPARVREDIYEPADWKALTGNGAVRRLHLTRGQVDASFKGTDAEQVEVASAAQIDDTFIDLYVTHLNPPTIGRNLLGDSQYRRLMSELKPGEQAIAVMGSGRYSFKGSGYVRGGIFDRVLLRQFGDAISFRDMDFQRLDDVAAEDMPSFDEMAIFIVRASHHFDPGSPWSLELLVRRQTGPVSGIFSSFELAYQLPEPYLERPLPTAEQLAAAEEASRPLWLTLWYQKSVEITVLGVALLVLTGILFLQDALARRPKLLHWVRRGYLVFTVVFLGGYGLAQLSVVNVLTFVHALFQGFRWELFLTDPLIFILWVFTAASILLWGRGVFCGWLCPFGALQELINELARKFKLPQYELPFAVHERLWAIKYIILLVLFGVSLESMATAERLAEVEPFKTAITLRFDRQWWFVAYAVGLLVINLFTRKVYCRYICPLGAALAMPTRLRLFDWLKRRKECGNPCQLCAKECEIQAIHPDGRINANECHYCLDCQMTWHNENKCPPLINKRKKRGKATVTDPQLIPVVQVSPTP is encoded by the coding sequence ATGACCCCTCCCTTTGTGATGCTGCACCCGTCCCGCTGCTGGCTCCGCGGACTGTTCGTTCTCCTGCTTTTACTCGCGGGCTTCGCCGAGGCCAAGGACTACGGGGACCTCCAGCAACAGCGGATTCACCATGTCCTGAGTCAGACCGACTCGATCTCCGAGCCCGAAGGGTCCTTCAAGGTGCGCAAGTTGTTCGCGGCGGGCAAAGTCCTGGGTTATGTGTTTCAAAGCCTGGACGTGGTGGACATTCCCGCTTACTCAGGCAAGCCGATCAACCTCCAGGTGATCCTCGATCCGGCCGGTGTGATCCTCGACGCCTACGTACTGGAACATCACGAGCCGATTTTGCTGGTCGGCATTCCGGAACAAAAACTTCACGATTTCAGCGCCCGCTACAGCGGGATTAGCGTCAATCAGCGCGTGGTGGTCGGGCACTCCAGTGACACGAATGCGGTGACGGTGGATGCGATCGCCGGTGCCACCGTGACGGCAATGGTGGTCAATGAAGTCATCATGCGTGCTGCTCACGACGTTGCGGTGTCCCTGGGCCTGGTCAAGGGCGATGCGGGGTTGGCCGTGGCGCCGGCCCGCGTGCGTGAGGACATCTACGAACCCGCCGACTGGAAGGCCCTGACCGGCAATGGTGCGGTGCGCCGCCTGCACCTCACCCGCGGCCAGGTAGACGCTTCCTTCAAAGGGACCGATGCCGAGCAGGTCGAAGTCGCCAGTGCCGCGCAAATAGATGACACCTTCATCGATCTGTACGTCACCCACCTGAACCCGCCCACCATTGGCCGCAACCTGCTCGGTGACAGCCAATACCGCAGGCTGATGAGTGAACTCAAGCCGGGCGAACAGGCTATTGCGGTAATGGGCAGCGGGCGCTATTCCTTCAAGGGATCGGGGTATGTCCGCGGCGGCATTTTCGATCGTGTGCTGTTGCGTCAGTTCGGCGATGCCATCAGCTTCCGCGACATGGACTTCCAGCGCCTGGATGACGTGGCGGCCGAGGACATGCCGTCGTTCGACGAAATGGCGATCTTCATCGTCCGCGCCTCACACCATTTCGACCCCGGGTCGCCCTGGAGCCTGGAGTTGCTGGTGCGCCGCCAGACCGGGCCGGTCAGCGGAATCTTCAGCAGCTTCGAGTTGGCCTACCAACTTCCCGAACCGTACCTGGAGCGACCATTGCCGACGGCCGAGCAACTGGCCGCGGCCGAAGAAGCCAGCCGGCCGCTGTGGCTGACGCTCTGGTATCAGAAAAGTGTCGAGATCACGGTGCTGGGCGTGGCCCTTCTGGTGCTCACGGGCATCCTGTTCCTCCAGGATGCGTTGGCCCGTAGACCGAAACTGCTGCACTGGGTACGGCGGGGGTACCTGGTGTTCACCGTGGTGTTTCTCGGTGGCTATGGGCTGGCGCAGCTGTCGGTGGTCAACGTGCTGACTTTCGTCCACGCACTATTCCAAGGATTCCGCTGGGAGCTGTTCCTCACCGATCCACTGATCTTCATCCTCTGGGTGTTCACCGCCGCCAGCATTCTACTTTGGGGGCGCGGGGTGTTCTGCGGCTGGTTGTGTCCGTTCGGCGCGCTGCAGGAACTGATCAACGAACTGGCTCGCAAGTTCAAGCTGCCGCAATACGAACTGCCGTTCGCCGTCCATGAGCGGCTGTGGGCGATCAAATACATCATTTTGCTGGTGCTGTTTGGTGTCTCGCTGGAGTCGATGGCCACCGCCGAACGACTGGCCGAAGTGGAGCCTTTCAAGACCGCCATCACCCTCAGGTTCGACCGTCAGTGGTGGTTCGTCGCGTACGCGGTGGGCCTGCTGGTGATCAATCTGTTCACCCGCAAAGTCTATTGCCGCTACATCTGCCCACTGGGCGCGGCCTTGGCGATGCCGACCCGGTTACGCCTGTTCGACTGGCTCAAGCGCCGCAAGGAATGTGGCAACCCCTGCCAGCTGTGCGCCAAGGAATGCGAGATCCAGGCGATTCATCCCGATGGCCGGATCAATGCCAACGAATGCCATTACTGCCTCGACTGCCAGATGACCTGGCACAACGAAAACAAATGCCCGCCGCTGATCAACAAGCGCAAGAAACGCGGCAAGGCGACCGTGACTGATCCGCAATTGATTCCCGTGGTGCAGGTCAGTCCGACGCCATGA
- the nosZ gene encoding TAT-dependent nitrous-oxide reductase, whose amino-acid sequence MSDKKTEHTGAAEEPRGVSRRSFLGTGAVTGAVLAGATALGAGTFTRESWAAAAKEAKSKVHVGPGELDEYYGFWSGGHQGEVRVLGVPSMRELMRIPVFNVDSATGWGLTNESKRILGDSAKYQNGDCHHPHISMTNGKYDGKYLFINDKANSRVARIRLDIMKCDKILTVPNVQAIHGLRLQKVPHTKYVFANAEFVIPHPNDGHTFDLQDKNSFTMFNAIDAEKMEMAFQVIVDGNLDNTDADYTGKYAASTCYNSEKAYDLGGMMRNERDWVVVYNIPRIEAAIKAGKFITLDGSKVPVVDGRKTDGKDSEFTRYIPVPKNPHGLNTSSDGKYFIANGKLSPTVSMIAIDRLDDLFADRFKDPREVIVAEPELGLGPLHTTFDGRGNAYTTLFIDSQVVKWNMEEAIRAYKGEKVNYIKQKLDVQYQPGHNHASLTETSEADGKWLVVLCKFSKDRFLPTGPLHPENDQLIDISGEEMKLVHDGPAFAEPHDCILARRDQIKTQKIWSRNDPFFAGTVELAKKDGINLETDNKVIRDGNKVRVYMTSMAPAYGLTEFTVKQGNEVTVTITNIDQIEDVSHGFVMTNHGASMEISPQQTSSITFTADKAGLHWYYCSWFCHALHMEMVGRMLVEKA is encoded by the coding sequence ATGAGCGATAAAAAAACCGAACACACTGGGGCGGCGGAAGAGCCCCGGGGCGTCAGCCGGCGCAGTTTCCTCGGCACGGGGGCGGTAACCGGGGCGGTACTGGCCGGCGCTACGGCGCTGGGGGCCGGGACGTTCACCCGTGAGTCCTGGGCGGCGGCGGCCAAGGAGGCCAAGTCCAAGGTCCACGTCGGGCCCGGCGAGCTGGACGAGTACTACGGTTTCTGGAGCGGCGGCCATCAGGGCGAGGTGCGGGTGCTGGGCGTGCCGTCGATGCGCGAGCTGATGCGCATCCCGGTGTTCAACGTGGACTCGGCAACCGGTTGGGGGCTGACCAACGAGAGCAAGCGCATCCTCGGTGACAGCGCCAAATACCAGAACGGCGACTGCCACCACCCGCACATCTCCATGACCAACGGCAAATACGACGGCAAGTACCTGTTCATCAACGACAAGGCCAACTCCCGGGTCGCGCGCATTCGCCTGGACATCATGAAGTGCGACAAAATCCTCACCGTGCCCAACGTGCAAGCCATCCATGGCCTACGCCTGCAAAAGGTGCCACACACCAAGTACGTGTTCGCCAACGCCGAGTTCGTGATCCCGCACCCTAACGACGGCCACACCTTCGACCTGCAAGACAAAAACAGCTTCACGATGTTCAACGCCATCGACGCCGAGAAAATGGAAATGGCCTTCCAGGTGATCGTTGACGGCAACCTGGACAACACCGACGCCGACTACACCGGCAAATATGCCGCGAGCACTTGCTACAACTCCGAGAAGGCCTATGACCTGGGCGGCATGATGCGCAACGAGCGCGACTGGGTGGTGGTCTACAACATCCCGCGCATCGAAGCGGCGATCAAGGCCGGTAAATTCATCACCCTGGACGGCTCCAAGGTGCCGGTGGTGGATGGTCGCAAAACCGATGGCAAGGATTCCGAATTCACCCGCTACATCCCGGTGCCGAAGAACCCCCACGGGCTCAATACCTCGTCCGACGGCAAATATTTCATCGCCAACGGCAAGCTGTCGCCTACCGTCTCGATGATCGCCATCGACCGCCTGGATGACCTGTTCGCCGACCGCTTCAAAGACCCGCGCGAAGTGATCGTCGCTGAACCCGAGCTGGGCCTGGGGCCGCTGCACACCACCTTCGACGGGCGCGGTAATGCCTACACCACCTTGTTCATCGACAGCCAGGTGGTGAAGTGGAACATGGAAGAGGCGATTCGCGCCTACAAGGGCGAGAAGGTCAACTACATCAAGCAGAAACTCGATGTGCAGTACCAGCCCGGGCACAACCACGCGTCCCTGACCGAGACCAGCGAGGCGGACGGCAAATGGTTGGTGGTGCTGTGCAAGTTCTCCAAGGACCGCTTCCTGCCCACGGGTCCGCTGCACCCTGAGAACGACCAACTGATCGACATCTCCGGCGAAGAAATGAAGCTGGTACACGACGGCCCGGCATTCGCCGAACCCCACGACTGCATCCTCGCCCGGCGCGATCAGATCAAGACCCAGAAAATCTGGAGCCGCAACGATCCGTTCTTCGCCGGCACCGTGGAGTTGGCCAAGAAAGACGGCATCAACCTGGAAACCGACAACAAGGTCATCCGCGACGGCAACAAGGTCCGGGTGTACATGACGTCGATGGCGCCGGCCTATGGGCTGACGGAGTTCACCGTCAAACAGGGTAACGAGGTGACGGTGACGATCACCAACATCGACCAGATCGAGGACGTCAGCCATGGCTTTGTCATGACCAACCACGGCGCGAGCATGGAGATCAGCCCACAACAGACCTCATCCATCACTTTCACTGCCGATAAGGCTGGCTTGCATTGGTACTACTGCAGCTGGTTCTGCCATGCCCTGCACATGGAAATGGTCGGGCGCATGCTGGTTGAAAAAGCCTGA
- a CDS encoding excinuclease ABC subunit UvrA — protein MPPRSGPAATTPLPENTGFVQVRGAREHNLKNVDVDIPRNALVVFTGVSGSGKSSLAFSTLYAEAQRRYFESVAPYARRLIDQVGVPDVDSIEGLPPAVALQQQRGTPSARSSVGSVTTLSSLIRMLYSRAGSYPADQPMLYAEDFSPNTPQGACQECHGLGRVYEVTEASMVPDPSLTIRERAVAAWPMAWQGQNLRDILVTLGYDVDIPWRDLPKKQRDWILFTEETPTVPVYAGLTPAQTRAALKRKLEPSYQGTFSGARRYLLHTFMHSQSAQMRKRVAQYMRASPCPQCEGKRLKRQALTVTFADLDIAELSHLPLLELAQVLKEVVAPVYLEQAEEAGEVLTHRQTREAREQRAARGDNPHAGGPDARQTPNLSLEKRLAAQRIAAELLERIVTLIDLGLGYLALERSTPTLSSGELQRLRLATQLNSQLFGVIYVLDEPSAGLHPADSEALFDALQRLKAAGNSVFVVEHDLDTMRRADWLIDVGPDAGEQGGKVLYSGPPAGLEQVPESRTRAYLFAEDRAAARSPREPRDWLRLEGITRNNLDNLSAAFPLGCFTAVTGISGSGKSSLVSQALLDLVGAHLGQASPDAEPDEQSLEDEPVQTSDGHVTAGLDAIKRLVQVDQKPIGRTPRSNLATYTGLFDHVRKLFAATEQARELGFDAGRFSFNVAKGRCETCEGEGFVSVELLFMPSVYAPCPTCHGARYNPQTLEVNWQGLNISQVLQLTVNQALEVFSEQAAARRSLQVLQDIGLGYLRLGQPATELSGGEAQRIKLATELQRKARGATLYVLDEPTNGLHPQDVDRLLVQLNRLVEDGHTVVVVEHDMRVVAQSDWVIDIGPGAGTEGGSVVVCGNPETVAECRGSRTAAFLKRALQLEN, from the coding sequence ATGCCCCCACGCTCCGGTCCCGCCGCCACTACGCCATTGCCTGAAAACACCGGCTTCGTCCAGGTGCGTGGCGCCCGTGAACACAACCTCAAGAACGTTGACGTCGACATCCCCCGCAATGCCTTGGTGGTGTTCACCGGGGTGTCGGGCTCCGGCAAGTCGTCGCTGGCTTTCTCCACGCTCTACGCCGAGGCCCAGCGCCGCTATTTCGAATCCGTCGCGCCCTATGCACGGCGCCTGATCGACCAAGTGGGCGTGCCAGATGTAGACAGCATTGAGGGCCTGCCGCCGGCGGTGGCGTTGCAGCAACAGCGCGGCACACCCAGCGCACGATCTTCAGTGGGCAGTGTCACCACCTTGTCGAGCCTGATCCGCATGCTCTACTCCCGCGCTGGCAGTTATCCGGCCGACCAACCGATGCTCTACGCTGAGGATTTCTCGCCCAACACGCCGCAAGGTGCCTGCCAGGAATGCCACGGCCTGGGACGCGTCTATGAAGTGACCGAAGCATCCATGGTGCCCGATCCGTCGCTGACCATCCGCGAACGCGCAGTGGCAGCCTGGCCCATGGCCTGGCAAGGCCAGAATCTGCGGGACATCCTGGTGACCCTCGGCTATGACGTTGACATTCCCTGGCGCGACCTGCCGAAAAAGCAGCGCGACTGGATTCTCTTTACCGAAGAAACACCCACCGTTCCCGTGTACGCCGGGCTCACCCCGGCCCAGACTCGGGCAGCCCTCAAACGCAAGCTCGAACCCAGTTACCAGGGCACGTTCAGCGGGGCTCGACGTTACTTGCTGCACACCTTCATGCACTCCCAAAGTGCCCAGATGCGCAAACGCGTGGCGCAATACATGCGCGCCAGCCCCTGCCCCCAGTGCGAAGGCAAGCGCCTCAAACGCCAGGCGCTGACGGTGACCTTTGCCGATCTGGATATCGCCGAACTGTCCCACCTGCCTTTGCTGGAACTTGCCCAGGTGCTCAAGGAAGTCGTGGCGCCGGTTTATCTGGAGCAGGCCGAAGAAGCAGGGGAAGTCCTCACCCATCGGCAAACCCGAGAGGCTCGTGAGCAGCGCGCCGCCCGGGGCGACAACCCTCACGCAGGTGGGCCGGACGCTCGCCAAACCCCCAATCTCTCCCTGGAAAAGCGCCTCGCTGCCCAGCGTATCGCCGCTGAACTGCTGGAGCGGATTGTCACCCTCATCGACCTTGGCCTTGGCTACCTGGCCCTGGAGCGCAGCACCCCCACGCTTTCCTCCGGCGAGCTGCAACGCCTGCGCCTGGCGACCCAGCTCAACTCCCAACTGTTCGGGGTCATCTACGTGCTGGACGAACCCTCCGCCGGCCTGCACCCGGCCGACAGCGAAGCCCTGTTCGACGCCCTGCAACGCCTCAAGGCCGCGGGCAATTCAGTGTTTGTGGTCGAGCACGACCTGGACACCATGCGCCGCGCCGACTGGCTCATCGACGTCGGCCCGGACGCCGGTGAGCAAGGCGGGAAAGTTCTCTACAGCGGCCCACCCGCAGGCCTTGAGCAGGTGCCCGAGTCACGGACCCGCGCCTACCTCTTTGCCGAAGATCGCGCCGCTGCACGCAGCCCCCGAGAACCCAGGGACTGGCTGCGCCTGGAAGGCATCACCCGCAACAACCTCGACAACCTGAGCGCAGCCTTTCCTTTGGGCTGCTTCACGGCAGTGACCGGCATCTCCGGCTCGGGCAAATCCAGCCTCGTCAGCCAAGCCCTGCTGGATCTGGTGGGCGCTCACCTGGGCCAGGCCAGTCCTGACGCCGAACCCGATGAACAAAGCCTGGAAGACGAACCCGTGCAAACCAGTGACGGCCACGTCACTGCCGGGCTCGACGCAATCAAGCGGCTGGTCCAGGTGGACCAGAAACCCATCGGCCGCACCCCGCGCTCCAACCTCGCCACCTACACCGGGCTGTTCGATCACGTGCGGAAACTGTTCGCCGCGACGGAGCAGGCTCGAGAATTGGGATTTGATGCCGGACGGTTTTCCTTCAACGTCGCCAAGGGCCGTTGCGAGACCTGTGAGGGTGAGGGATTCGTCAGCGTCGAGTTGTTGTTCATGCCCAGCGTATACGCGCCCTGCCCTACCTGCCACGGGGCACGCTACAACCCGCAAACCCTGGAAGTGAACTGGCAGGGATTGAACATTTCCCAGGTGCTGCAACTGACCGTGAACCAGGCACTCGAGGTATTTTCCGAGCAAGCGGCGGCGAGGCGCTCACTGCAAGTACTGCAGGATATCGGATTAGGCTATCTGCGCCTGGGCCAACCAGCCACGGAACTGTCCGGTGGCGAGGCTCAGCGGATCAAACTGGCGACGGAACTGCAACGTAAGGCCCGGGGAGCGACTTTGTATGTGCTGGATGAGCCTACCAACGGGCTGCACCCCCAGGACGTGGATCGCTTGCTGGTGCAGTTGAATCGACTGGTGGAGGACGGCCATACGGTGGTTGTAGTAGAGCATGACATGCGGGTCGTAGCCCAAAGTGATTGGGTCATCGATATAGGCCCGGGGGCTGGAACCGAGGGCGGAAGCGTGGTGGTCTGCGGGAATCCAGAGACGGTGGCAGAATGCCGAGGGAGTCGAACGGCAGCGTTCCTCAAAAGAGCCTTACAGCTTGAAAATTAA
- a CDS encoding ABC transporter ATP-binding protein, with product MNVVEIEGVSQHYGEVTVLRGLNLNLGQGEVLGLFGHNGAGKTTTMKLILGLLRASEGQVRVFGREPSDPSVRRLLGYLPENVMFYPQLSGLETLRHFARLKGAAPEQVERLLEEVGLADAARRRVRTYSKGMRQRLGLAQALLGQPRLLLLDEPTVGLDPIATQDLYQLLDRLRWQGTSIILCSHVLPGVEAHINRAAILTQGRLLALGSLARLREDAGLPTLIRASGLTRSAQLLERWRSEGHVTQGWGAEGLQVSAPDGSKLALLRQLLAQDNPTDVEIKPPSLEDLYRYYMVRAAAEEAAQ from the coding sequence TTGAATGTCGTCGAGATCGAAGGCGTCAGCCAACACTACGGCGAGGTCACCGTGCTGCGGGGACTGAACCTCAACTTGGGCCAGGGCGAAGTCCTCGGCTTGTTTGGGCACAACGGTGCGGGCAAGACCACCACCATGAAGTTGATCCTCGGTTTGCTACGGGCCAGCGAAGGGCAGGTGCGAGTCTTCGGCCGCGAGCCCAGCGACCCGAGCGTGCGGCGACTGCTCGGTTACCTGCCGGAAAACGTCATGTTCTACCCGCAGTTGAGCGGGCTGGAGACCTTGCGCCACTTCGCCCGGCTCAAAGGCGCGGCGCCGGAACAGGTCGAGCGTTTGCTGGAAGAGGTGGGGCTGGCGGACGCGGCCCGGCGCCGGGTACGCACCTACTCCAAGGGCATGCGTCAACGCCTCGGCCTGGCCCAGGCCTTGCTCGGCCAGCCGCGGCTGTTGCTGCTGGACGAACCGACCGTTGGCCTGGACCCCATCGCCACCCAGGACCTCTATCAACTGCTCGATCGCCTGCGCTGGCAGGGCACCAGCATCATTCTGTGTTCCCACGTCCTGCCGGGCGTCGAAGCGCACATCAACCGCGCCGCGATCCTGACCCAGGGCCGCCTGCTGGCCTTGGGAAGCCTGGCCCGGCTGCGCGAGGATGCGGGGTTGCCGACCCTGATCCGCGCCTCGGGGCTGACCCGTTCTGCGCAACTGCTGGAACGCTGGCGCAGCGAAGGGCATGTCACCCAGGGCTGGGGCGCCGAAGGCTTGCAGGTGTCTGCACCGGATGGCAGCAAGCTCGCCTTGTTGCGCCAGTTGCTGGCGCAGGACAACCCCACGGATGTCGAGATCAAACCGCCGTCCCTGGAGGATCTGTACCGGTATTACATGGTCCGCGCCGCAGCCGAGGAGGCCGCCCAATGA
- a CDS encoding nitrous oxide reductase accessory protein NosL, which translates to MNRLYFKASRLLVGVLVCLALVACDKASLPPATEAALAFHPSDECHVCGMVINDFPGPKGAAVGAGEVKKFCSPAEMLGWWLQPENHRADVKLYVHDMGGSQWNAPDDAHLIDARTAYFVIGSGLEGAMGVVLASFSDAQAAEKLARDSGGRVLRLEDIDQKVLGQAMAMGPMSH; encoded by the coding sequence ATGAACAGGCTGTACTTCAAGGCGAGCCGTCTCTTGGTCGGGGTGTTGGTGTGCCTGGCGCTGGTGGCGTGTGACAAGGCCAGTTTGCCACCGGCCACCGAAGCGGCGTTGGCGTTTCACCCCAGTGACGAGTGCCACGTGTGCGGCATGGTCATCAACGATTTCCCCGGGCCCAAGGGGGCGGCTGTCGGTGCGGGTGAGGTCAAGAAGTTCTGCTCGCCGGCGGAAATGCTGGGCTGGTGGTTGCAGCCGGAAAACCATCGGGCCGATGTGAAGCTGTACGTTCACGACATGGGGGGTAGTCAGTGGAATGCGCCGGATGATGCTCATCTGATCGATGCCAGGACCGCCTATTTTGTGATCGGCTCCGGGCTCGAGGGCGCTATGGGCGTTGTATTGGCTTCGTTCTCCGATGCCCAGGCGGCGGAAAAGCTTGCCAGGGACAGCGGAGGGCGGGTGCTGCGGTTGGAGGACATTGATCAGAAGGTGCTGGGGCAGGCGATGGCGATGGGGCCGATGAGTCATTGA
- a CDS encoding ABC transporter permease subunit encodes MNPIWSMARKEFSDGLRNRWLLAISLLFAVLAIGIAWLGAAASGQLGFTSVPATVASLASLATFLMPLIALLLAYDAIVGEDESGTLLLLLTYPLGHGQLLLGKFVGHGLILTLATVIGFGCAMLAIGLLVDDVELSLLLWAFGRFMLSTTLLGWGFLGLAYVLSALSAEKSTAAGLALGVWFFFVLVFDLVLLALLVLSEGHFSPDLLPWLLLFNPTDVYRLINLSGFDSASSGAAVLTLGSDLPVAGPLLWLCLGLWVALPLWLAYRLFNRRCP; translated from the coding sequence ATGAATCCGATCTGGAGCATGGCCCGCAAGGAGTTCAGCGATGGCCTGCGCAACCGCTGGTTGCTGGCAATCAGTCTGTTGTTCGCGGTGCTGGCCATCGGCATCGCCTGGCTTGGCGCGGCGGCCTCCGGCCAATTGGGTTTCACTTCGGTGCCGGCGACGGTGGCGAGCCTGGCCAGTCTGGCGACGTTCCTGATGCCCTTGATCGCCTTGCTGCTGGCCTATGACGCGATTGTCGGCGAAGACGAGAGCGGCACCTTACTGCTGTTGCTGACTTATCCGTTGGGACACGGCCAATTGCTGCTGGGCAAGTTCGTCGGTCACGGCCTGATCCTGACTTTGGCGACAGTGATTGGCTTTGGTTGCGCGATGCTTGCCATCGGTCTGTTGGTGGACGATGTCGAATTGAGCCTGCTGCTCTGGGCCTTCGGCCGCTTCATGTTGTCCACCACCTTGCTCGGCTGGGGTTTTCTCGGGCTGGCCTATGTGCTGAGTGCTCTGTCGGCGGAAAAATCCACCGCCGCCGGGTTGGCGCTGGGGGTGTGGTTTTTCTTCGTGCTGGTGTTCGACCTGGTGCTGCTGGCGCTGCTGGTGCTCAGCGAGGGCCACTTCAGCCCGGATCTGTTGCCGTGGTTGCTGCTGTTCAACCCCACGGATGTGTATCGGCTAATCAACCTGTCGGGGTTCGACTCCGCTTCCAGCGGCGCTGCCGTGCTGACGTTGGGCAGCGATCTACCGGTGGCGGGGCCTCTGTTGTGGTTGTGCCTGGGGCTATGGGTGGCATTGCCGTTGTGGCTGGCCTATCGGTTGTTCAATCGCCGGTGCCCGTGA
- a CDS encoding nitrous oxide reductase family maturation protein NosD, giving the protein MTGNTQQSMGHVCQPVIALVLCLLTAGAFAAPQPITNLPLQAEGEQQWRLPAGQYPGSFSIDQPMTLTCAPGAVLRGQGEGNGLIIRAPNVQVQGCTFLDWGHDLTAMNAAVFIQPGAQGAVVRANRMQGPGFGIWVDGTRDVSLIDNRIQGDPSLRSQDRGNGIHLYAVHGARVIGNQVHETRDGIYIDTSSGNLLQGNTLEDLRYGVHYMFANDNRLLDNVTRRTRTGYALMQSRQLTVIGNRSEQDQNYGILMNYITYSILRDNFVTDVRDGSTGDTMITGAEGKALFIYNSLFNRIEGNHFERSAVGIHLTAGSEDNRIAGNAFVHNQRQVKYVATRLQEWSAEGRGNYWSDYLGWDRNGDGVGDVAYEPNDNVDRLLWLYPQVRLLMNSPGIELLRWVQRAFPVMKSPGVMDSHPLMETPVCPPSRNSAQEDAP; this is encoded by the coding sequence ATGACCGGGAACACGCAGCAATCGATGGGCCACGTGTGCCAACCGGTCATTGCGCTGGTGCTGTGTTTGCTGACGGCTGGCGCGTTCGCCGCGCCGCAGCCGATCACCAATCTGCCTTTGCAGGCCGAGGGCGAGCAGCAATGGCGCCTGCCTGCGGGGCAATACCCGGGCTCGTTCAGCATTGATCAGCCGATGACCCTCACCTGTGCGCCAGGCGCGGTATTGCGAGGGCAGGGCGAGGGCAATGGATTGATCATCCGGGCCCCGAACGTCCAGGTCCAGGGTTGTACGTTCCTGGACTGGGGCCATGACCTGACGGCCATGAATGCTGCCGTCTTCATCCAGCCTGGCGCCCAAGGGGCTGTGGTTCGCGCAAACCGGATGCAGGGCCCGGGCTTCGGCATCTGGGTCGATGGCACCCGCGACGTCAGCCTGATCGACAACCGCATCCAGGGCGACCCGAGCCTGCGCTCCCAGGACCGCGGCAACGGCATCCACCTCTACGCCGTGCACGGCGCCCGGGTCATCGGCAATCAGGTGCACGAAACCCGCGATGGCATCTACATCGACACCTCCAGCGGCAACCTGCTCCAGGGCAATACCCTGGAGGACCTGCGCTACGGCGTGCATTACATGTTCGCCAACGATAACCGTCTGCTGGACAACGTCACCCGGCGCACCCGCACCGGTTACGCCTTGATGCAAAGCCGTCAGTTGACGGTGATCGGAAACCGCTCCGAACAGGATCAGAACTACGGGATCCTGATGAACTACATCACCTATTCCATCCTGCGCGACAACTTCGTCACTGACGTGCGCGACGGGTCCACCGGCGACACCATGATCACCGGCGCCGAGGGCAAGGCCCTGTTCATCTACAACTCGTTATTCAACCGCATCGAAGGCAATCATTTCGAGCGCAGCGCCGTGGGCATCCACCTGACTGCCGGCTCCGAGGACAACCGCATCGCTGGCAATGCCTTCGTTCACAACCAGCGCCAAGTCAAATACGTTGCCACCCGGCTGCAGGAATGGTCGGCGGAGGGGCGCGGCAATTACTGGAGCGACTACCTGGGCTGGGACCGCAACGGTGACGGGGTCGGGGATGTGGCCTATGAGCCCAATGACAACGTCGATCGCCTGCTGTGGCTGTACCCGCAAGTACGGTTGCTGATGAACAGCCCGGGTATCGAGCTGCTGCGTTGGGTGCAGCGGGCGTTCCCGGTGATGAAGTCCCCTGGGGTGATGGACAGCCATCCGTTGATGGAAACACCGGTCTGTCCCCCATCACGCAACAGTGCTCAGGAGGACGCGCCTTGA